Within the Chloroflexota bacterium genome, the region CACATGGGTAGTGAGATCACCGGGGCCTTTCGCATGGATTACCTGAGGCTGGCGAAAATAGCGCAGGATCAGTTCTCCGGCTTGATGTGCCGCTTCAATAGCTACATTGATTGCTTCCATGGTAGTCCTTTCTCAAATCTTGCCATTGTCGAAAATCCAGTCAACTAGCCTTTTGCATCACCTGTATACTGGGCGCAGCAGGCCTACCTGTAGGTTGCTGTGTGGACAACGGGTAATTTAGCGCATCACCTAGTATATCGTATTCCTAAGGGTGTAGCAAAAGCGCATTGCAACACTTGACGAAACTCGATTAATCTGTTAATGTTCTCTTGGCAGAAGTTTGGACATTCAAAGTTTCTACCGAAGGATAGTTTGCTCAAAAAGCGGCCTTCTATAGAATTTTTCTGAACTTGAGGTTGATGAGAGCGTTGAACAAGTCCTGATACATCCAAGAACATGCTATTGGCAGAAAAGCACGTGATTTCCAAAAGAGGCTATAAATTATTTGAGAGACCTACAAGCCAAAATCGAACGAGCACGTGATATCATCTTACACTTGGGCAGCACCGTGGTCGCCTATTCCGGCGGCGTGGACAGCACTTTGCTGCTTACTCTTTGCCTGGAGGCGCTAGGGCCGGACAAGGTGCTGGCTGTTACTGCTCATTCGCCAATACATGCCGATAACGAATGGCGCGAGGCGCAGCAAATTGCGCAAATGCTCGGAGCACGGCACTGCCTGATCGAAACGCACGAGCTTGACGACCAACGCTTTGCCTCCAACCCCCCTGAGCGCTGTTACTTCTGTAAGCAGAGTCTGATGAACGTCCTCTGGGACATTGCAAGAAGAGAAGGATTGCAAAGCGTCGTGCATGGTGGCAACGTGGATGACCTGGGCGATTACCGGCCAGGCATGCAGGCGGCGCAGGAGAGCGGGGCACGGGCACCTTTGCTGGAGGCTGGCCTCTCCAAGCAGGAGATTCGCACCGCTTCACGGGAGTTGGGTTTGCCCACCTGGGACAAACCAGCTATGGCCTGCCTTGCTTCACGCGTGCCCTACGGAACAGCTCTCACACAGGAAACCCTGAAATGCATCGAGCTAGCTGAGAGCTTTTTGCGTGATGAAATTTGCCTAACTCAGTTCCGAGTGCGACATCATCCACCCATCGCGCGCCTTGAGGTGCAGCCGCAAGACTGGGAGCGTGTCTTAGCTGAAGGAACCCGCCAACGGATTGTGGCCAGGTTGCGTGAATTAGGCTACTTGTACGTTGCGCTGGATTTGGCAGGATATCGCAGTGGGAGTCTTAATGATGCCATCAAATCCTGATGAAGTTGAGTGGTGCAACAGCGGACGCATTGCTCATCCCGACTTGAATCGAATACGGCGTAAAGGCGTGCCAGAGGTCATCCTCGCTGATTGCAAGAGCACAGAAGAGGTGCTCACCATCGCACGTCAGTTCCTCGATGCTGAGGGTAGAGCTATTTTGAGCCGCGTCTCAGGGGAACAGGAAGGTCGCCTGCGCGAGGAATTCAGCCAGGAGGCTATCTTAGAATGGTATCCACGGCCGCGTGCTGCTGTATTGCGCAAGCCGGGTGTAGCACGCCCTGTGTCCGGAGGGCGGGTGGGCATCCTGACTGCTGGAACCGCGGACATCCCTTGTGCCGAGGAAGCAGCACTAGTCTGCCGAGAGATGGGCTGCACGGTTTTTACTGCCTATGATGTAGGGGTAGCAGGACTGCATCGCTTGTTCGGACCACTCTCCGAACTGCTGGAGAAGGAAAAGGTGGATGTGCTCATTGTGGCAGCAGGCATGGATGGGGCACTGCCCTCAGTAGTCTCAGGTCTAGTGCCCGTACCGGTGATTGGTTTGCCGACTTCGGTGGGCTACGGATTGGGTAGTGGGGGCATAGCCGCGTTGCTCTCCATGTTGCAAACCTGTTCACCAGGGCTTGCGGTGGTCAATATTGACAATGGCATCGGTGCAGGCGCTATGGCAGGGATAATTGCCAATCGCGTGGCAGCTGCACGGAAGGGATAGAGGGCGAATGACCACGCTTTGCGCGTACTTCGATTGCTTCTCAGGCGCCAGCGGCGACATGTTGCTTGGAGCGCTGCTTGATGCAGGTCTGCCACTGGAGGAACTGCGCAACTGCCTGGCGAGTTTGCCCATTCAGGGCTACGAAATTATCGCGGAGCCCGAAACACGCCAAGGAGTGTGTGGCACCAAAGTCACAGTGCGCTACAAGGAAGAAGAGCAGCCCCATCGGGGACTGGTGGACATCCTCAGGATAGTGGAGAATAGCGCACTGCCTGCTACGGTCAAGAGCACTGCATCTGCGGTCTTCTGGCGGCTGGCACGTGCCGAAGCTCAGGTTCATGGCATGGCACCCGAAGAGGTGCATTTTCACGAAATAGGCGCCATTGATAGCATTGTGGACATCGTTGGCGTGTTAGCCGGGT harbors:
- the larE gene encoding ATP-dependent sacrificial sulfur transferase LarE, which encodes MRDLQAKIERARDIILHLGSTVVAYSGGVDSTLLLTLCLEALGPDKVLAVTAHSPIHADNEWREAQQIAQMLGARHCLIETHELDDQRFASNPPERCYFCKQSLMNVLWDIARREGLQSVVHGGNVDDLGDYRPGMQAAQESGARAPLLEAGLSKQEIRTASRELGLPTWDKPAMACLASRVPYGTALTQETLKCIELAESFLRDEICLTQFRVRHHPPIARLEVQPQDWERVLAEGTRQRIVARLRELGYLYVALDLAGYRSGSLNDAIKS
- the larB gene encoding nickel pincer cofactor biosynthesis protein LarB, yielding MPSNPDEVEWCNSGRIAHPDLNRIRRKGVPEVILADCKSTEEVLTIARQFLDAEGRAILSRVSGEQEGRLREEFSQEAILEWYPRPRAAVLRKPGVARPVSGGRVGILTAGTADIPCAEEAALVCREMGCTVFTAYDVGVAGLHRLFGPLSELLEKEKVDVLIVAAGMDGALPSVVSGLVPVPVIGLPTSVGYGLGSGGIAALLSMLQTCSPGLAVVNIDNGIGAGAMAGIIANRVAAARKG